A portion of the Aquicoccus sp. G2-2 genome contains these proteins:
- a CDS encoding DUF2163 domain-containing protein, whose amino-acid sequence MAVSKELLAHLRSGATSVCRAWAITRSDGVTFGFTDHDLPLWFEDIEFRADTGLSAMALAQSTGLAVDNTEALGALSDAAVTEADIEAGRFDGAEVRAWLVNWASPDQRQLVFRGTIGELRRAGGAFHAELRGLTEALNRPLGRVYQKPCTAVLGDGACGVDTGQPGYFSDVVVEVVEARSTFTFSGLTGLAPGWFERGVLIGLSGACEGLRGIIKRDRLENGKRIIELWQPMRAPIAPGDSIRVLAGCDKRMETCRLKFDNLLNFQGFPDIPGENWLMVQPSKSGELSGEAGDERGRGETGGCGGAGLDRHALCASGIGARCGLRLPWPAARGLA is encoded by the coding sequence ATGGCAGTTTCAAAGGAGTTACTGGCGCATTTGCGCAGCGGCGCGACCAGCGTTTGCCGGGCGTGGGCAATCACGCGGTCCGATGGGGTGACATTCGGGTTTACCGATCATGATTTGCCGCTTTGGTTCGAAGACATCGAGTTCAGGGCCGATACCGGGCTGAGTGCGATGGCTCTGGCGCAAAGCACCGGGCTTGCGGTGGACAATACTGAGGCGCTGGGCGCGCTTTCGGATGCAGCGGTCACGGAGGCGGATATCGAGGCGGGGCGTTTCGATGGGGCAGAGGTGCGGGCGTGGCTGGTCAACTGGGCAAGCCCGGATCAACGGCAGCTTGTGTTTCGCGGCACGATTGGCGAGCTGAGGCGCGCAGGCGGCGCGTTTCACGCCGAGCTGCGTGGGCTGACGGAGGCTTTGAACCGGCCTTTGGGGCGAGTTTACCAGAAGCCTTGCACCGCCGTTCTGGGCGATGGGGCCTGCGGGGTCGACACCGGGCAGCCGGGGTATTTCAGCGATGTCGTGGTTGAAGTGGTCGAGGCGCGCAGCACGTTCACGTTTTCGGGACTGACGGGATTAGCGCCGGGGTGGTTCGAGCGCGGGGTGCTGATTGGTTTGAGCGGAGCTTGCGAGGGTTTGCGCGGGATCATCAAGCGAGATCGGTTGGAGAACGGCAAGCGGATTATCGAGCTTTGGCAACCGATGCGCGCACCGATTGCGCCGGGGGACAGCATCCGGGTGCTGGCCGGCTGCGACAAGCGGATGGAGACCTGTCGGTTGAAGTTTGACAACCTTCTGAACTTTCAGGGGTTTCCGGACATTCCGGGAGAGAACTGGTTGATGGTGCAACCGTCGAAATCGGGTGAGCTATCGGGGGAAGCCGGAGATGAGCGAGGCCGTGGCGAAACGGGTGGTTGCGGCGGCGCGGGGCTGGATCGGCACGCCTTATGTGCATCAGGCATCGGCGCGCGGTGCGGGCTGCGATTGCCTTGGCCTGCTGCGCGGGGTTTGGCGTGA
- a CDS encoding peptidase has product MAKRVVAAARGWIGTPYVHQASARGAGCDCLGLLRGVWRDVLGREPEAVPAYSMDWAEPQGEERLWRAALRHLQPTEAEALGDVLLFRMRAGAVAKHLGIAGEIGPRATFVHSYSGHGVVESPLSAPWRRRIVARFKFPEEMA; this is encoded by the coding sequence GTGGCGAAACGGGTGGTTGCGGCGGCGCGGGGCTGGATCGGCACGCCTTATGTGCATCAGGCATCGGCGCGCGGTGCGGGCTGCGATTGCCTTGGCCTGCTGCGCGGGGTTTGGCGTGATGTGCTGGGGCGAGAGCCGGAGGCGGTGCCTGCCTATTCTATGGATTGGGCCGAGCCACAGGGCGAAGAACGGCTGTGGCGGGCTGCGCTGCGACATTTGCAACCCACTGAGGCAGAGGCTCTGGGTGATGTGTTGCTTTTCCGAATGCGCGCGGGGGCGGTGGCCAAGCATTTGGGCATTGCGGGAGAAATCGGCCCGCGTGCGACATTCGTGCATTCGTATAGCGGGCATGGGGTGGTCGAAAGCCCGCTTTCGGCCCCGTGGCGCCGCCGCATCGTGGCGCGGTTCAAGTTTCCAGAGGAGATGGCCTGA
- a CDS encoding rcc01693 family protein, whose protein sequence is MGTAERGGFDWPALMRAGMRGLGLRPDVFWALTPVELEFLLGPGTVSAPLDRARLDELLSAYPDDQGV, encoded by the coding sequence ATGGGCACCGCTGAGCGGGGCGGTTTCGACTGGCCTGCCTTGATGCGGGCGGGGATGCGCGGGCTTGGGCTGCGGCCAGATGTGTTCTGGGCGCTGACGCCTGTGGAGTTGGAGTTTTTGCTGGGGCCGGGGACGGTTTCGGCACCGCTGGACCGGGCGCGGCTTGATGAATTGCTGAGTGCCTACCCAGATGACCAAGGAGTGTGA
- a CDS encoding DUF2460 domain-containing protein: MTFHEMRFPANLSFGSVGGPERRTDIVTLANGYEERNTPWAHSRRRYDAGVSMRSLDDIETLIAFFEARHGQIYGFRWKDWSDFKSCLASKEPAQADQVIGTGDEETTAFQLSKSYRSGAYSYRRPIAKPVAGSVRVAIEGVEQLEGVHYEVDTATGFVHFAHPPNAGMQVTAGFEFDVPVRFDTDSIQTNVASFRAGDVPHVPVVEVRV; the protein is encoded by the coding sequence ATGACTTTCCACGAGATGAGATTTCCCGCCAATCTGAGCTTCGGCTCGGTCGGGGGACCGGAACGGCGCACCGATATTGTGACGCTGGCCAATGGTTATGAGGAGCGCAACACGCCGTGGGCACATTCGCGCAGGCGCTATGACGCTGGGGTGTCGATGCGCTCACTTGACGATATTGAAACGTTGATCGCGTTTTTCGAGGCGCGGCATGGGCAAATTTACGGGTTTCGGTGGAAGGACTGGTCGGATTTCAAATCCTGTCTGGCCTCGAAGGAACCGGCACAGGCGGATCAGGTGATTGGCACAGGGGACGAGGAAACGACGGCGTTTCAACTGTCAAAAAGCTATCGCTCGGGGGCTTACAGTTACCGCCGCCCGATTGCGAAGCCGGTGGCGGGTAGTGTCCGGGTGGCGATCGAAGGGGTCGAACAGTTGGAAGGCGTGCATTACGAGGTCGATACGGCGACAGGTTTCGTGCATTTCGCGCATCCGCCCAATGCCGGGATGCAGGTTACGGCCGGGTTTGAATTCGATGTGCCGGTGCGGTTTGACACTGACAGCATTCAAACCAATGTGGCCAGCTTTCGCGCCGGTGATGTGCCGCATGTGCCGGTTGTGGAGGTGCGGGTCTGA
- a CDS encoding DUF3168 domain-containing protein: MSYGVSAALQAAVYQALTGDAALVGLVGNAIYDALPTGTLPATYVTLGPESVREKSDKTGQGALHTIIISVVTDTAGFQAAKAVAAAVSDTLAGGDLSLVRGKLIYLNFDRALARLEGTGTQRRIDLRFRARVQDD; this comes from the coding sequence ATGAGCTATGGCGTTTCGGCGGCCTTGCAGGCGGCGGTTTATCAGGCGTTGACCGGGGATGCGGCGTTGGTGGGGCTGGTGGGCAATGCGATTTACGACGCGCTGCCCACCGGCACGTTGCCGGCGACTTATGTCACCCTTGGGCCGGAAAGCGTGCGCGAGAAATCTGACAAGACCGGGCAGGGCGCGCTGCACACGATCATCATTTCGGTGGTGACGGACACGGCGGGGTTTCAGGCGGCGAAGGCCGTGGCGGCGGCGGTCAGCGATACGCTTGCCGGTGGCGATCTGAGCCTTGTGCGCGGCAAGCTGATCTATCTGAATTTTGACCGGGCACTGGCCCGGCTGGAAGGCACCGGCACCCAGCGGCGGATTGACCTGAGATTTCGCGCGCGGGTGCAGGACGACTGA
- a CDS encoding gene transfer agent family protein: MANPWAGEVALVLDGERHRMKLTLGALAELEAGLESGTLLELVRRFESGGFSTRDVLALIVAGLRGGGWQGRAVDLLDTEIEGGPLGAARAAAELLARAFLLPEGPGDGHR, from the coding sequence ATGGCAAATCCATGGGCCGGAGAGGTGGCGCTTGTCCTTGATGGAGAGCGTCACCGGATGAAGCTTACGCTGGGTGCGCTGGCGGAGCTGGAGGCCGGGTTGGAAAGCGGCACGCTGCTTGAACTGGTCAGGCGGTTCGAGAGTGGCGGATTTTCAACCCGCGATGTGCTGGCGTTGATCGTGGCCGGGCTGCGCGGCGGCGGTTGGCAAGGGCGCGCGGTTGATTTGCTGGATACCGAGATCGAGGGCGGGCCGTTGGGTGCGGCGCGTGCGGCGGCGGAGTTGCTGGCGCGGGCTTTCCTGTTGCCGGAAGGGCCGGGCGATGGGCACCGCTGA
- a CDS encoding phage tail tape measure protein, which produces MADLERLDELDEQVDALEQTLGEATQMAAQFDSEMQRIRATLADTGYDVATLERGMSRGLRRAFDGVALDGMKLSDALETMAQSMINATYNAAVKPVTDHFGSLLAQGLGNAVSGLFGFKDGAPFSQGKVMPFATGGVVSGPTYFPMRGGTGLMGEAGPEAVMPLARGADGKLGVRAGGGGQAVNVVMNVTTPDVASFQRSQGQIAAQMGRLLSRGQRNR; this is translated from the coding sequence ATGGCGGATTTGGAACGGCTGGACGAGCTTGACGAGCAGGTTGATGCGCTTGAGCAGACATTGGGCGAGGCGACGCAGATGGCGGCGCAGTTTGATAGCGAGATGCAGCGCATTCGCGCCACGCTGGCGGATACCGGCTATGACGTGGCGACGCTGGAGCGCGGGATGAGCCGGGGTTTGCGGCGCGCATTCGATGGCGTGGCGCTGGATGGCATGAAGCTGTCGGATGCGCTGGAAACAATGGCGCAATCCATGATCAACGCGACCTACAACGCCGCCGTGAAGCCGGTGACGGATCATTTCGGCAGCCTGCTGGCGCAAGGGCTTGGCAACGCGGTGAGCGGGCTTTTCGGCTTTAAGGATGGCGCGCCGTTCAGTCAGGGCAAGGTGATGCCGTTCGCCACCGGTGGGGTTGTCTCGGGGCCGACTTATTTTCCGATGCGCGGCGGCACCGGGTTGATGGGCGAGGCCGGGCCGGAGGCGGTTATGCCGCTGGCGCGCGGGGCGGATGGCAAGCTTGGCGTGCGCGCGGGCGGCGGCGGACAGGCGGTCAATGTGGTGATGAATGTCACCACGCCAGATGTTGCCAGCTTCCAGCGCAGTCAGGGCCAGATCGCTGCACAGATGGGCCGTTTGCTGAGCCGCGGCCAGCGCAACCGATAA
- a CDS encoding phage major tail protein, TP901-1 family — MTAQNGKDLLIKVDLTGDGQFGTVAGLRATRISFNAESVDVTSLESQGGWRELLAGAGVKSAAISGSGVFRDAASDERARQIFFDGETPEFQVIVPDFGTIEGAFQVTGIDYAGSYNGEATYELSLASAGALSFTAAV, encoded by the coding sequence ATGACGGCACAAAATGGCAAGGACCTTTTGATCAAGGTGGATTTGACCGGCGACGGCCAGTTCGGCACGGTGGCGGGTTTGCGCGCCACGCGGATCAGCTTCAACGCGGAAAGCGTGGATGTTACCAGTCTGGAAAGTCAGGGGGGTTGGCGCGAATTGCTGGCCGGTGCAGGCGTGAAATCGGCGGCGATCAGCGGCTCGGGCGTGTTTCGCGATGCGGCCAGCGATGAGCGCGCACGGCAGATTTTCTTTGATGGTGAAACCCCGGAATTTCAGGTGATCGTGCCGGATTTTGGCACCATCGAAGGCGCGTTTCAGGTCACCGGTATTGACTATGCCGGGTCTTATAACGGCGAGGCGACCTATGAGCTTTCATTGGCCTCTGCCGGGGCGCTGAGCTTTACCGCGGCGGTTTGA
- a CDS encoding head-tail adaptor protein, whose protein sequence is MKVVTLNRRLVLEAPERLPDGAGGFSEGWTMLGTLWAQVDARTGREKQGEAVPVSNVGYRITLRAAPVGHSMRPQPDQRLRDGTRVFRILAVAEAAPDGRYLTCFAEEEVAV, encoded by the coding sequence ATGAAGGTGGTGACCCTGAACCGCCGTCTGGTGCTGGAGGCGCCCGAGCGCCTGCCGGACGGGGCGGGCGGGTTCAGCGAAGGCTGGACGATGCTTGGCACGTTGTGGGCGCAGGTTGACGCCCGGACAGGGCGCGAGAAGCAGGGCGAGGCGGTGCCGGTTTCAAACGTCGGTTATCGCATCACGCTACGGGCGGCCCCGGTGGGCCACTCGATGCGCCCGCAGCCGGATCAGCGGCTTCGTGACGGCACGCGGGTGTTTCGCATTCTCGCGGTCGCCGAAGCCGCTCCTGACGGTCGGTATCTGACCTGTTTTGCGGAAGAGGAGGTGGCGGTATGA